In a genomic window of Canis lupus dingo isolate Sandy chromosome 35, ASM325472v2, whole genome shotgun sequence:
- the CD83 gene encoding LOW QUALITY PROTEIN: CD83 antigen (The sequence of the model RefSeq protein was modified relative to this genomic sequence to represent the inferred CDS: deleted 1 base in 1 codon) — MSRGLRLLLLSCACSLAPAAREVKVACSEAVDLPCAVRREPRGPYDVSWAKLTEGGEEKIEELRDGLHSQKEGSLAAPEERLHLKIRNTTTSDSGTYRCTVEELDGQRNQSGTVTLKVTGCPKERKETFQKYRAEIVLLLALVVFYLTLIIFTCKFAQQQSIFPDFSKPRMERAFLPVTSPHKHLESVTFHKTEVV; from the exons ATGTCGCGCGGCCTCCGGCTCCTGCTCCTGAGCTGCG cctgcagcctggcgCCCGCGGCGCGGGAGGTGAAGGTGGCTTGCTCCGAGGCGGTGGACTTGCCGTGCGCCGTCCGCAGGGAGCCCCGGGGCCCCTACGACGTGTCCTGGGCCAAG CTCACAGAGGGCGGCGAGGAGAAGATTGAGGAGCTCCGGGACGGTCTGCACTCTCAGAAGGAAGGCTCCTTAGCGGCCCCCGAGGAAAGGCTGCACTTGAAGATCCGAAACACTACCACCTCCGACTCAGGGACATACAGGTGCACCGTGGAGGAGCTGGACGGGCAGAGAAACCAAAGCGGCACTGTGACCTTGAAGGTGACAG gatgccCTAAGGAACGCAAAGAGACTTTTCAGAAATACAGAGCTGAGATTGTACTG CTGCTGGCTCTGGTCGTCTTCTACTTAACACTCATTATTTTCACTTGT aagtttGCACAACAACAGagtatttttccagatttttctaaGCCTCGCATGGAACGAGCTTTTCTCCCGGTCACCTCCCCACATAAGCATTTGGAGTCAGTGACTTTTCACAAGACAGAAGTGGTATGA